A stretch of Aythya fuligula isolate bAytFul2 chromosome 1, bAytFul2.pri, whole genome shotgun sequence DNA encodes these proteins:
- the KCTD4 gene encoding BTB/POZ domain-containing protein KCTD4, with amino-acid sequence MERKSNRRAKESEEKHGASEGSEQDKDYKTSLVTLNVGGYLYITQKQTLTKYPDSFLEGIINGKIMCPFDADGHYFIDRDGLLFRHILNFLRNGELLLPEGFRENQLLAHEADFFQLKVLSDAVKSKWEKEQLASRETTFLEITDSHDRSQGLRIFCNAPDFIAKIKSRIVLVSKSRLDGFPEEFSVSSNIIQFKYFIKSENGTRLVLKEDNTFVCTLETLKFEAIMMALKCGFRLLTSLDCSKGSIVHSDALHFIK; translated from the coding sequence ATGGAGAGAAAATCAAACCGAAGAGCAAAGGAATCTGAGGAAAAACACGGCGCCTCCGAAGGCTCAGAGCAAGACAAGGACTATAAAACGTCTCTGGTTACCCTGAACGTCGGTGGCTATCTGTACATCACGCAGAAACAGACGCTAACCAAGTATCCAGACTCGTTTCTTGAAGGTATCATCAACGGCAAGATAATGTGCCCTTTCGATGCAGATGGACATTACTTCATAGACAGAGATGGACTCCTGTTCAGGCACATTCTGAACTTCCTCCGAAATGGAGAACTTCTGCTCCCGGAAGGGTTTCGAGAAAATCAACTTTTGGCACAcgaagcagatttttttcagcttaagGTGTTATCAGACGCAGTGAAATCCAAGTGGGAGAAGGAGCAGCTCGCGTCTCGAGAGACTACTTTCCTGGAGATCACTGACAGCCACGACCGTTCCCAGGGTCTCAGGATCTTTTGTAACGCTCCCGATTTCATAGCAAAAATTAAATCCCGCATCGTGCTGGTGTCCAAAAGCAGGCTGGATGGCTTTCCCGAGGAGTTTTCTGTGTCTTCGAATATCATCCAATTCAAATACTTCATCAAGTCCGAAAACGGTACGCGGCTCGTGCTGAAGGAGGACAACACCTTTGTCTGCACCCTGGAGACTCTTAAGTTTGAGGCTATCATGATGGCTTTAAAATGTGGGTTTAGACTGCTGACCAGCCTGGATTGCTCGAAAGGGTCTATTGTTCACAGCGATGCACTTCATTTTATCAAGTAA